A genome region from Candidatus Binataceae bacterium includes the following:
- a CDS encoding PhzF family phenazine biosynthesis protein, producing MRRFPIVTVDVFASRALEGNQLAVFTDARSLSDAEMQAVAREMRLAETTFIVPRDAAVEHERGVAVRIFTITEELPFAGHPTLGTAFVIANSRGIDEVTLDLKVGPITVRFLERDGGRFGEMTQHDPVFGMRHRPADVAAAAGLAPEAIDTSLPIETVSTGFPFAIVPLRSLGALTGLNLDVRRAEAYLDGGDARLFYFVTRATGSPDTRLRARMIFYAGEDPATGSAAGCAAAWMVRHGVAKPGEQVTIEQGIEARRPSRILVRATLAGSRVHEVRVGGHCVEVLRGEVTLP from the coding sequence ATGCGCCGCTTTCCGATCGTGACCGTCGACGTCTTCGCCTCGCGCGCGCTCGAGGGCAATCAACTCGCGGTCTTCACCGACGCGCGCAGCCTGAGCGATGCGGAGATGCAGGCGGTCGCGCGCGAGATGCGCCTTGCCGAGACGACATTTATCGTTCCACGCGATGCGGCGGTCGAGCACGAGCGAGGAGTCGCCGTGCGCATCTTCACTATCACGGAAGAGCTGCCGTTCGCGGGCCATCCGACGCTCGGCACCGCGTTCGTAATCGCGAACTCGCGCGGCATCGACGAAGTCACCCTGGATCTCAAGGTGGGGCCGATCACGGTGCGCTTCCTGGAGCGCGACGGCGGACGCTTCGGCGAGATGACGCAGCACGATCCGGTCTTCGGGATGCGCCATCGCCCCGCCGACGTCGCGGCCGCGGCCGGTCTAGCACCAGAGGCAATCGACACTTCGCTGCCAATCGAAACTGTCTCAACCGGCTTTCCGTTCGCGATCGTACCGCTGCGATCGCTGGGGGCGCTCACCGGCTTGAACCTCGACGTGCGCCGCGCGGAGGCATATCTGGACGGCGGCGACGCGCGGCTCTTTTATTTCGTCACCCGCGCGACCGGCTCGCCGGATACGCGGCTGCGCGCCCGGATGATCTTCTATGCCGGCGAGGATCCGGCGACCGGCTCGGCGGCTGGATGCGCGGCGGCGTGGATGGTGCGTCATGGAGTCGCGAAGCCTGGCGAGCAGGTGACAATCGAGCAGGGAATCGAAGCGCGCCGGCCAAGCCGGATTCTCGTGCGCGCCACGCTTGCCGGATCGCGTGTCCACGAGGTGCGCGTCGGCGGCCATTGCGTCGAAGTGCTGCGCGGCGAAGTGACACTCCCGTGA